In one window of Miscanthus floridulus cultivar M001 chromosome 12, ASM1932011v1, whole genome shotgun sequence DNA:
- the LOC136498403 gene encoding uncharacterized protein isoform X3: MEMNLIRTWCLMQVHIVKQMPSVKAGYLDPQAIAQTNFNYPKQWKLDAKELATAKTLPEKEHIRMAKLREESLKVAAYIALAFKILQQHSTVWLPYNFDNHWICIAIDVGRSMAWVFYSIDRDPVTYKDFISILKMFYVTKHHGRHDPARKEKLAIKTLCAWKEEKGMKRDPYKDDQLLELVDDLCNFILDQIVHVKGAYHD; this comes from the exons atggagatgaatctaattcgcacgtggtgcct aatgcaagtgcacattgtcaaacaaatgccaagtgtgaaagccgggtatctagaccctcaagctatagcccaaacaaattttaattaccctaaacagtggaaactggatgccaaagagctagctactgcaaagactcttccggagaaagagcacattcgtatggcgaaactaagggaagagtcccttaaggttgcggcatacattgccctggctttcaaaattctccaacaacactctactgtatggctaccatacaacttcga caaccactggatttgtatagccatcgatgttggaaggagcatggcatgggtcttttattcaatagatagggacccggtgacatacaaagacttcatatcgattcttaagat gttctatgtcactaaacatcatggaaggcatgatccagcaaggaaggaaaagctggctataaaaacactatgtgcg tggaaagaagagaaaggaatgaaaagagacccatacaaggatgaccaactcttagagctcgtcgatgacctttgcaacttcatattggaccagattgtacacgtcaaaggcgcctaccatgactga
- the LOC136498403 gene encoding uncharacterized protein isoform X1: protein MEMNLIRTWCLMQVHIVKQMPSVKAGYLDPQAIAQTNFNYPKQWKLDAKELATAKTLPEKEHIRMAKLREESLKVAAYIALAFKILQQHSTVWLPYNFDNHWICIAIDVGRSMAWVFYSIDRDPVTYKDFISILKMFYVTKHHGRHDPARKEKLAIKTLCAQKPGSVHCGYYICSIMSNTGAYRRHPLRWKEEKGMKRDPYKDDQLLELVDDLCNFILDQIVHVKGAYHD from the exons atggagatgaatctaattcgcacgtggtgcct aatgcaagtgcacattgtcaaacaaatgccaagtgtgaaagccgggtatctagaccctcaagctatagcccaaacaaattttaattaccctaaacagtggaaactggatgccaaagagctagctactgcaaagactcttccggagaaagagcacattcgtatggcgaaactaagggaagagtcccttaaggttgcggcatacattgccctggctttcaaaattctccaacaacactctactgtatggctaccatacaacttcga caaccactggatttgtatagccatcgatgttggaaggagcatggcatgggtcttttattcaatagatagggacccggtgacatacaaagacttcatatcgattcttaagat gttctatgtcactaaacatcatggaaggcatgatccagcaaggaaggaaaagctggctataaaaacactatgtgcg caaaagcctgggagtgtacattgtggatactatatatgttctataatgagtaacaccggtgcctacaggagacaccccttaagg tggaaagaagagaaaggaatgaaaagagacccatacaaggatgaccaactcttagagctcgtcgatgacctttgcaacttcatattggaccagattgtacacgtcaaaggcgcctaccatgactga
- the LOC136498403 gene encoding uncharacterized protein isoform X2 yields MEMNLIRTWCLMQVHIVKQMPSVKAGYLDPQAIAQTNFNYPKQWKLDAKELATAKTLPEKEHIRMAKLREESLKVAAYIALAFKILQQHSTVWLPYNFDNHWICIAIDVGRSMAWVFYSIDRDPVTYKDFISILKMFYVTKHHGRHDPARKEKLAIKTLCAPGSVHCGYYICSIMSNTGAYRRHPLRWKEEKGMKRDPYKDDQLLELVDDLCNFILDQIVHVKGAYHD; encoded by the exons atggagatgaatctaattcgcacgtggtgcct aatgcaagtgcacattgtcaaacaaatgccaagtgtgaaagccgggtatctagaccctcaagctatagcccaaacaaattttaattaccctaaacagtggaaactggatgccaaagagctagctactgcaaagactcttccggagaaagagcacattcgtatggcgaaactaagggaagagtcccttaaggttgcggcatacattgccctggctttcaaaattctccaacaacactctactgtatggctaccatacaacttcga caaccactggatttgtatagccatcgatgttggaaggagcatggcatgggtcttttattcaatagatagggacccggtgacatacaaagacttcatatcgattcttaagat gttctatgtcactaaacatcatggaaggcatgatccagcaaggaaggaaaagctggctataaaaacactatgtgcg cctgggagtgtacattgtggatactatatatgttctataatgagtaacaccggtgcctacaggagacaccccttaagg tggaaagaagagaaaggaatgaaaagagacccatacaaggatgaccaactcttagagctcgtcgatgacctttgcaacttcatattggaccagattgtacacgtcaaaggcgcctaccatgactga
- the LOC136497099 gene encoding heavy metal-associated isoprenylated plant protein 16-like: MSKQKAVIRLGEPNTKNRSKAMQLASKSVGVNSVAITGEAKDRLEVVGESIDIPCLINRLRKKVCRADIVVVEEVKDKKKEEEEKKKKEEEAKKKKEEELKKLWGACPPTYYGGYYRGLPPTPTFLCEEQPTGCHIM; this comes from the exons ATGTCCAAG CAAAAGGCCGTGATCAGGCTGGGCGAACCGAACACCAAGAACCGGTCTAAAGCCATGCAGCTGGCATCCAAATCTGTCG GAGTGAACTCGGTGGCGATCACCGGCGAAGCCAAGGACCGGCTGGAGGTGGTAGGAGAAAGCATCGACATCCCCTGCCTGATCAACCGCCTGCGCAAGAAGGTCTGCCGCGCCGACATCGTTGTGGTGGAGGAAGtcaaggacaagaagaaggaggaggaggagaagaagaagaaggaggaagaagccaagaagaagaaggaggaagagctCAAGAAGCTCTGGGGGGCGTGCCCGCCGACGTACTACGGTGGTTATTACCGCGGGCTGCCGCCGACGCCAACGTTTCTATGCGAGGAACAGCCAACAGGTTGCCACATCATGTGA